The Chitinophaga niabensis genomic interval TAAGAGTAAGAGATCGCGGGTGTTCTTTTTATAATAATCAGTAGAGAGGGTGATGCGGTTGTTTAAGAAACCGAGGTCCAATCCAATATCCGTTTGTTCAGTGGTTTCCCATTTCAGGTCTTTATTACCCAGGTTATTGGGGATAATGCCCTGTACCGGGGAATCCCCGAATGAATAGCCAGAATAGGGATAAAGTTGCTGGGAAGATAAATAGGCAAAGTCAGTTACCCTGTTATTACCGGTTAAACCATAACCGATACGTAGTTTGGCATCAGAGAGCACTGCAATGTTCTTCATGAATGATTCGTCTATGATCCGCCATGCAAAAGCACCGGAGGGGAAATAGGCCCACCTGTTCTCAGCTGAGAATTTGGAGGAACCATCCGCACGGAAACTTACAGTGAACAGGTAACGGGATTTATAATCATAATTAATACGGCCAAGGAAAGACATCAGCGCATTAGAGGATTTCTCTGTTGGTGATGTACTCATAATTCCTTCATCCAGTCCGCTCATACCCAGTGATTCATTAGGTACCATGTTGGAAGTGAAACCGTAATTATAATAGTTCACCTTTTGCATGGTGATACCGCCGAGGATATTCAGGTTATGTTGTTTGTTGAACCTGCGTGAGTAAGTAAGTGTGTTCTCATTCAGCAGGTTGGTCATTTCTTCATTTCTAACAGAACCGTTCACACCGAGCGTGCTGCTCTTTGGATTACCGAGGCGGGTATTAGAGTTATTGAACACTTCTCTCCTGATGGCGCTTTTGATCAACCCACCGGAGATCTTTAACAGGAAGTATTTTGCCGGTTTGATCTCAATATCCGCATTGGAAGAAAAGGTATTATTGAAAACGGGATTGTATTCGTTCTTCGTAGATATGATGGGGTTGATGCGGTATTCTGCGAGAGGATCCACATTCGGATCAAAAGGCAGGTCCAGCAAATTTTCATCATTGGTAGAATCCCCGGTAACAGGCCTGTATCCCCATACACTGTACATCAAACTGGTAGTAGGGCCGGAAGGAGAACCGGTGGTGCTGGTGGAATTAGAGATGGTACCATTTGTTTTAGTGGAGGAATAGTTCACATTTAACCTGGCCCTCACTTTGTCTGATACGATCTGGTCCAATGATATCCTTCCCTGGTAACGTTTAAAGGCGCTGTTGATAATGATACCGTCCTGCCCGAGGACGTTTCCGGAAAAGGAATATTTCGTTTTATCCGTACCACCTCTTACAGACAGGCTGTGGTTTTGCATAAAAGCATCACGAAAAACCTGGTCCTGCCAGTCTATGCCTTTTATGTTCTTGTAGTCTTCCAGTTTCCTGCCATTAGAGAGGTAAACAGGTGTATAAAGACCGGGATTCTGCTCAATGGAATATTTCACAAATTCATACGGGCTCAGCATTTCCTGTTTTTTCAGGTTTTGCGATACGCCCATCCAGGTTTGGTATTTCACAACAGGTGCGCCGATCTTTCCTTTTTTGGTGGTGATCAGGATAACGCCGTTTGCGCCTCTTGCACCATAGATGGCAGTTGCGGATGCATCTTTCAGCACCTGCATGGATTCAATCTCTTCCGGGTTGATCACATTGTTTACGGGATTCTCTATCGGAAAACCATCTATTACAAAGAGGGGAGAGTTACTCTGCGTTACAGAATTATTCCCGCGGATCACTATCTGCAGTGGAGATCCGGGTTGTCCGTCGAAAGAAGAAACCTGTACACCAGCAACGCGACCAGCAAGGGCTTGTTCAAATGAAGGCACCGGTGCTTTTTCCAGGTCGCTCATTTTTACATCTCCCACAGAACCGGTGAGGTCTTTTCTTTTTACGGTACCATAACCGATCACCACCACATCGTTAAGCCCTTTGATGGAAGTTTCCATTTTGGTGTTGTAAACGGATGCAGCGGCAGAGATCTTTACTTCTTTGGTTGTAAAACCTACATAAGAAAATACAAGGATGGCGCCGGTGGAATTCTCCACCCTGATGTTATAAACGCCTTCCGCATTGGTGAGCGCTTTGGCGGTAGCACCTTTTACCAAAACGGTTACACCTTCCAGGGGCAGCCCTTCGGTGTCAGTTATTTTACCTGTGATCAGTTTTGTTGCTGCGGGCGTTTGGGCCGTGGCGCCCATTGCCAATAGTAAAAAGCAAAGCAACAGTTTCAAACGTGTAATATTCATACAACCAACGTGTTTAAAGATTTTGATAAATCAAGTAGTAAAGGGACAGAGAGGGATGGGGGAGAAACGACGAATGAGCATGGTTGGGTACAAAAATAGACGGAATAGGCAAAGGAAAGCCAATTGTGAGCAACAGCTTTTTCATACGTGCGAATTTGTTGTTTCCAAAGATTATAAAAACAGGTATCCAAGGCGCATGAAAACAACTATTTCTTGATTGGGAACATTCCCATTTTGTGGGAATGTTCCCAAGATGAAGATTATTTCGTTCCTTTACCACATGAAAAGACATCAGGTAACCATCATAGATATT includes:
- a CDS encoding SusC/RagA family TonB-linked outer membrane protein, producing MNITRLKLLLCFLLLAMGATAQTPAATKLITGKITDTEGLPLEGVTVLVKGATAKALTNAEGVYNIRVENSTGAILVFSYVGFTTKEVKISAAASVYNTKMETSIKGLNDVVVIGYGTVKRKDLTGSVGDVKMSDLEKAPVPSFEQALAGRVAGVQVSSFDGQPGSPLQIVIRGNNSVTQSNSPLFVIDGFPIENPVNNVINPEEIESMQVLKDASATAIYGARGANGVILITTKKGKIGAPVVKYQTWMGVSQNLKKQEMLSPYEFVKYSIEQNPGLYTPVYLSNGRKLEDYKNIKGIDWQDQVFRDAFMQNHSLSVRGGTDKTKYSFSGNVLGQDGIIINSAFKRYQGRISLDQIVSDKVRARLNVNYSSTKTNGTISNSTSTTGSPSGPTTSLMYSVWGYRPVTGDSTNDENLLDLPFDPNVDPLAEYRINPIISTKNEYNPVFNNTFSSNADIEIKPAKYFLLKISGGLIKSAIRREVFNNSNTRLGNPKSSTLGVNGSVRNEEMTNLLNENTLTYSRRFNKQHNLNILGGITMQKVNYYNYGFTSNMVPNESLGMSGLDEGIMSTSPTEKSSNALMSFLGRINYDYKSRYLFTVSFRADGSSKFSAENRWAYFPSGAFAWRIIDESFMKNIAVLSDAKLRIGYGLTGNNRVTDFAYLSSQQLYPYSGYSFGDSPVQGIIPNNLGNKDLKWETTEQTDIGLDLGFLNNRITLSTDYYKKNTRDLLLLATLAPTTGYANGYRNVGRVSNEGVEFTLNTINVQNKKFSWSTNFNISFNRNKVLQLNEGEPSLASRITWGNFNNAYPYIAIPGHPIALFYGFLFDGVYQYSDFNQQANGTYVLKDRVPNNGQPRTTVQPGYIKFKDINQDGQVDNSDLTIIGNPNPIHTGGFSNNFTYGAFDLNVFFQWSYGNDILNANRIEFEGGDVVRSYLNMFKSVEKRWTPENQTNELYKIGGQGPLVYSSRTIEDGSYLRLKTVALGYNMPSKLVSRAHIKALRLYASAQNLLTWTNYSGPDPEVSVRPSALTPGFDWSAYPNTRTITFGLDLTF